One stretch of Tribolium castaneum strain GA2 chromosome 5, icTriCast1.1, whole genome shotgun sequence DNA includes these proteins:
- the LOC658941 gene encoding flexible cuticle protein 12 has translation MKLLLFVSLVAACAFAAPQRDSKDAVITKYESDNIGIDGYNYLYETSDGTSAQEQGQLQNAGTENEAIVVRGQFSFVGLDGVTYTVTYIADENGFQPQGAHLPKAP, from the exons ATGAAATTATTGCTCTTCGTTTCACTTGTGGCGGCGTGCGCCTTCGCCGCCCCCCAGCGCGACTCCAAAGACGCCGTCATCACCAAGTACGAGAGCGACAACATCGGCATCGACGGATACAACTATCt GTATGAGACCAGTGACGGCACCTCCGCCCAGGAGCAGGGGCAGCTGCAGAACGCCGGCACGGAAAACGAGGCCATCGTGGTCAGGGGGCAGTTCTCCTTCGTGGGGCTGGACGGGGTGACCTACACTGTGACCTACATAGCGGACGAGAACGGCTTCCAGCCCCAGGGGGCGCATCTCCCGAAAGCACCCTAG